Proteins found in one Triticum urartu cultivar G1812 chromosome 4, Tu2.1, whole genome shotgun sequence genomic segment:
- the LOC125550764 gene encoding ABC transporter G family member 25-like, which yields MPPNGQTVHGGGGGGLVSPTAATPVPSSKMDCFLSSVCTPLNLQFIDVAYRVKVERTAGPAKEPPGRISHSGGGAGGLGGVSAAVEERTILKGITGEARPGEVLAVLGPSGSGKSTLLSILGGRLAGRYSGTVLTGGRAPCRAVQRRTGFVAQDDILHPHLTVRETLAFCAMLRLPTTAPTSAKLAAADAVIAELGLGACADTIVGNAFVRGVSGGERKRVSIGHELLVNPSLLVLDEPTSGLDSTAASRLVATLSALARRGRTVVLSVHQPSSRVYRAFDSVLLLSEGSCMYHGPGRDAMDYFASVGFAPGFHVNPADFMLDLANGFAQAEYSDRPAEGGSVKQSLIASYARELAPKVKAAITAGAHVDENGHAGAGEQPLESCSGSGCTSWTNQFTILLRRSLKERRHETFTSLRLFQIIAPALVAGAMWWRSTPLEVQDRMGLLFFISIFWGVFASFNAVFAFPQERPVLARERASGMYSLSSYFMARMAGDLPMELALPAAFTLIVYLMAGLNPAPAAFALTLLVILSYVLVAEGLGLAIGALMMDAKRASTLATVIMLAYLLTGGFYVHNVPIFMIWAKYSSFTYYCYRLLIAVQYSGHLAQLLPLDSTHGEAGTWTCVGALVAMFFAYRLLAYFALRRVRT from the exons ATGCCTCCGAACGGGCAGACCGTGcatggcggtggcggcggcggcttagtCTCGCCCACGGCCGCCACGCCGGTGCCGTCGTCCAAGATGGACTGCTTCCTGTCGTCCGTCTGCACGCCGCTGAATCTCCAG TTCATCGACGTCGCGTACCGCGTGAAGGTGGAGAGGACGGCCGGGCCGGCGAAGGAGCCGCCGGGAAGGATATCGCACTCGGGTGGTGGTGCCGGCGGCCTCGGCGGCGTGTCGGCGGCCGTTGAGGAGAGGACGATACTCAAGGGGATCACCGGCGAGGCGCGGCCCGGGGAGGTTCTGGCCGTGCTAGGCCCGTCCGGCAGCGGCAAGTCGACGCTCCTGTCCATCCTCGGCGGCCGCCTCGCCGGCCGCTACTCGGGCACGGTCCTGACCGGCGGGCGCGCCCCGTGCCGCGCCGTGCAGCGCCGCACGGGGTTCGTCGCCCAGGACGACATCCTCCACCCGCACCTCACCGTCCGCGAGACGCTCGCCTTCTGCGCCATGCTGCGCCTCCCCACCACCGCCCCGACCTCCGCCAAGCTGGCCGCCGCCGACGCCGTGATCGCGGAGCTGGGCCTCGGCGCCTGCGCCGACACCATCGTGGGCAACGCGTTCGTGCGCGGCGTGTCCGGCGGCGAGCGGAAGCGCGTGAGCATCGGGCACGAGCTGCTGGTGAACCCGAGCCTGCTGGTCCTGGACGAGCCCACCTCCGGGCTGGACTCCACCGCCGCGTCCCGCCTCGTGGCCACGCTCTCGGCGCTGGCGCGCAGGGGGCGCACGGTGGTGCTGTCCGTGCACCAGCCGTCCAGCCGCGTGTACCGGGCCTTCGACTCCGTGCTGCTCCTCTCCGAGGGGAGCTGCATGTACCACGGCCCCGGCCGCGACGCCATGGACTACTTCGCCTCCGTCGGCTTCGCGCCGGGCTTCCACGTCAACCCCGCCGACTTCATGCTCGACCTCGCTAACG gcTTTGCGCAAGCGGAGTACAGCGATCGCCCGGCGGAGGGAGGCAGCGTCAAGCAGTCGCTCATCGCGTCCTACGCCAGGGAGCTCGCCCCCAAGGTCAAGGCCGCCATCACCGCCGGCGCGCACGTCGACGAGAATGGCCACGCCGGCGCGGGCGAGCAGCCGCTGGAGAGCTGCAGCGGTTCTGGGTGCACCAGCTGGACCAACCAGTTCACCATCCTGCTCCGCCGCAGCCTCAAGGAGCGCCGCCACGAGACCTTCACGTCGCTCCGCCTCTTCCAGATCATCGCGCCGGCGCTGGTGGCGGGGGCCATGTGGTGGCGCTCCACGCCACTGGAGGTGCAGGACCGGATGGGCCTCCTCTTCTTCATCTCCATCTTCTGGGGCGTCTTCGCCTCCTTCAACGCCGTCTTCGCCTTCCCGCAGGAGCGCCCCGTCCTCGCCCGCGAGCGCGCCTCCGGCATGTACTCCCTCTCCTCCTACTTCATGGCCAGGATGGCCGGCGACCTGCCCATGGAGCTCGCCCTGCCCGCCGCCTTCACCCTCATCGTCTACCTCATGGCGGGGCTCAACCCGGCGCCCGCCGCCTTCGCGCTCACCCTCCTCGTCATCCTCTCCTACGTGCTCGTCGCCGAGGGGCTCGGGCTCGCCATCGGCGCCCTCATGATGGACGCCAAGCGCGCCTCCACGCTCGCCACCGTCATCATGCTCGCCTACCTCCTCACCGGCGGCTTCTACGTCCACAACGTGCCCATCTTCATGATCTGGGCCAAGTACTCCTCCTTCACCTACTACTGCTACCGCCTGCTCATCGCCGTGCAGTACAGCGGCCACCTCGCCCAGCTGCTCCCGCTCGACTCCACGCACGGCGAGGCCGGCACCTGGACCTGCGTCGGAGCCCTCGTCGCCATGTTCTTCGCCTACCGCCTGCTCGCGTACTTCGCCCTGCGCCGGGTCAGGACGtga